In Schistocerca serialis cubense isolate TAMUIC-IGC-003099 chromosome 8, iqSchSeri2.2, whole genome shotgun sequence, one genomic interval encodes:
- the LOC126416786 gene encoding luciferin sulfotransferase-like has product MPHIEHQVIVRSEEGVNPLQQLLDMPAPRYIKCHLPTELLPQQIWKTKAKIIYVARDPKDVAVSYYHYMRTCYGYSGSIDDFLEAFLDESLPYGPYWAHVLGYWKLRDQPNVLFTTYEEMKRDLPAAVRRCARFMSTDVSEDLLQKLVDHLSFDNMKTNPAVNKEGYVAAVRKGMGLDPNAADLPKFMRRGQPGGWRNEFPPGFAERFDKWIQEKTSGTGYTVGISGGHA; this is encoded by the exons ATGCCACACATCGA GCACCAGGTGATCGTGCGGTCCGAGGAGGGCGTGAACCCCCTGCAGCAGCTGCTCGACATGCCGGCGCCTCGCTACATCAAGTGCCACCTGCCCACGGAGCTGCTGCCGCAGCAGATCTGGAAGACCAAGGCCAAG ATCATCTACGTGGCGCGCGACCCTAAGGACGTGGCCGTGTCCTACTACCACTACATGAGGACGTGCTACGGATACTCCGGCTCCATAGACGACTTCCTGGAGGCCTTCCTCGACGAATCCC TTCCGTACGGCCCATACTGGGCGCACGTCCTGGGCTACTGGAAGCTTCGGGATCAGCCGAACGTCCTCTTCACCACTTATGAAGAAATGAAGAGG GACCTCCCGGCAGCAGTACGGCGGTGCGCGCGCTTCATGTCTACGGACGTAAGCGAGGATCTGCTGCAGAAGCTGGTGGACCACCTGAGCTTCGACAACATGAAGACGAACCCCGCCGTGAACAAGGAGGGCTACGTGGCCGCCGTGCGCAAGGGCATGGGCCTCGACCCGAACGCGGCCGACCTGCCCAAGTTCATGCGGCGCGGCCAGCCGGGCGGCTGGAGGAACGAGTTCCCTCCAGGATTCGCCGAGCGCTTCGACAAGTGGATCCAGGAGAAGACCAGCGGCACCGGCTACACCGTCGGCATCTCCGGGGGGCACGCCTAG